A single window of Martelella sp. NC20 DNA harbors:
- the phoU gene encoding phosphate signaling complex protein PhoU, with translation MEKRHTLQAFEQALSDLSAAILIMAEHVQSMVASAAHVLLDNDLVRAGEVVENDLVVDRELETIRARCLDILVRYQPVAGDLRQVIAIEHSAGNLERAADHAKNIAKRAIADRNSRISGDAAELFRQLHAAVLGALEDADDALVRRDVDLAHKVVRGDRRIDVIHDDLFHLVLAGSRRDTSKLKSDIHLLFAAKSLERIGDHATNIAEEVIFMSRRESPDRSINK, from the coding sequence ATGGAAAAGCGACATACACTGCAAGCCTTTGAACAGGCACTGAGCGACCTGTCCGCCGCCATCCTGATCATGGCGGAGCATGTTCAGTCGATGGTAGCAAGCGCTGCCCATGTGCTTCTCGACAACGATCTGGTGCGCGCCGGTGAAGTGGTTGAAAACGATCTGGTCGTGGACCGCGAATTGGAAACGATCCGCGCCCGCTGCCTGGATATACTGGTGCGCTACCAGCCGGTGGCCGGTGACCTGCGACAGGTCATCGCCATCGAGCACAGCGCGGGAAACCTTGAGCGCGCGGCGGATCATGCCAAGAATATCGCCAAGCGCGCCATTGCGGACCGCAACTCCCGGATATCGGGGGATGCAGCTGAACTGTTCAGACAGTTGCATGCCGCGGTGCTGGGAGCATTGGAAGATGCCGATGATGCCCTTGTGCGCCGGGATGTTGACCTGGCGCACAAGGTGGTGCGCGGCGACAGGCGTATCGATGTGATCCATGACGACCTGTTTCACCTTGTTCTGGCGGGCAGCCGGCGAGACACCTCGAAACTGAAATCCGACATCCATCTGCTGTTTGCCGCCAAAAGCCTGGAGCGTATCGGTGACCACGCCACGAATATTGCTGAGGAAGTGATTTTCATGAGCAGACGCGAATCGCCAGACAGGTCAATCAACAAATAA
- the pstB gene encoding phosphate ABC transporter ATP-binding protein PstB, giving the protein MPPPIKAAAESDALRARIEDFSFYYANGFQAIKSVSMPILDRKVTAIIGPSGCGKSTLLRSLNRMHDLYPGNRYEGRVILEPEGENLVGRDADPVLVRLRIGMVFQKPNPFPKSIYENVAAGLRVRGISKRQVIDEAVESALKRAAIWDEVKDKLNGSAYDLSGGQQQRLCIARGLAPNPEILLLDEPTSALDPIATAKVEDLVQELAQSVTIVIVTHNMQQAARISHRTAFMYLGELTEFGETSQIFNNPKHPRTENYITGRYG; this is encoded by the coding sequence ATGCCGCCTCCGATCAAGGCTGCGGCAGAGAGCGACGCGCTACGCGCCCGGATTGAGGATTTCAGCTTTTACTACGCCAACGGCTTTCAGGCGATCAAGAGTGTCAGCATGCCGATCCTCGACCGCAAGGTGACGGCGATCATCGGGCCCTCGGGATGTGGCAAGTCCACGCTTCTGCGCAGTCTCAACCGGATGCATGATCTCTACCCCGGCAACCGCTACGAGGGACGGGTAATTCTGGAGCCGGAGGGCGAGAACCTTGTCGGCCGCGATGCCGATCCAGTGCTGGTGCGGCTGCGCATCGGCATGGTGTTCCAGAAACCGAATCCCTTCCCCAAGTCGATTTACGAGAACGTGGCTGCCGGCTTGCGCGTGCGCGGGATCAGCAAACGCCAGGTGATCGACGAAGCGGTGGAAAGCGCGTTGAAGCGCGCCGCGATCTGGGACGAGGTCAAGGACAAGCTCAATGGCTCGGCCTACGACCTTTCGGGCGGGCAGCAGCAGCGTCTGTGCATCGCACGCGGTCTGGCTCCGAACCCGGAAATCCTGCTTCTGGACGAGCCGACATCGGCGCTCGATCCGATAGCGACGGCCAAGGTAGAGGATCTGGTCCAGGAGCTTGCGCAATCGGTGACCATCGTGATCGTCACCCACAACATGCAACAGGCGGCGCGTATCTCGCACCGCACGGCATTCATGTATCTGGGTGAACTGACAGAATTCGGTGAAACAAGCCAGATATTCAACAATCCCAAACATCCCCGCACGGAGAACTACATCACCGGGCGCTACGGTTGA
- a CDS encoding winged helix-turn-helix domain-containing protein → MLKQKALDLLKPRILVVENGMVERDSLFRHLLDSGYAACVAMDGKTPLQAGRDERPDIVLFHWVAPNDYGFNLCRSFKQDSATRQIPLIILSGNSDEEDKVKGLELGADDYLAKPYSPSELTARLHVQLRRFESGKVKPCLTFERIALDEDALRVYVEGRPVHLGPTEYRLLAAFMARPGRPFTREQLLERVGRREGDVDIRSVDVHIGRLRKALNQKKVNYPLRTIRGIGYALG, encoded by the coding sequence ATGCTGAAGCAGAAAGCACTCGATCTGCTGAAACCCAGAATTCTCGTTGTCGAAAACGGGATGGTCGAAAGGGACTCCCTGTTCCGGCATCTGCTGGACAGTGGATATGCCGCATGCGTGGCGATGGATGGCAAGACGCCGCTGCAGGCGGGAAGAGACGAGCGACCGGACATCGTTCTTTTCCATTGGGTCGCGCCGAATGATTATGGCTTCAACCTGTGCCGCAGCTTCAAACAGGACAGCGCCACGAGGCAGATCCCGCTGATCATTCTGTCCGGCAATTCCGACGAGGAAGACAAGGTCAAGGGGCTGGAACTGGGCGCCGACGACTACTTGGCCAAGCCCTATTCTCCATCGGAGCTGACGGCGCGGCTCCATGTTCAGCTTCGCCGTTTCGAGTCCGGAAAGGTAAAACCCTGTCTTACCTTCGAGCGCATCGCTCTGGATGAAGACGCGCTGCGCGTCTATGTCGAAGGGCGTCCCGTGCATCTCGGCCCCACAGAATATCGCCTGCTTGCGGCCTTCATGGCCCGTCCCGGCCGCCCGTTCACGCGGGAACAATTGTTGGAACGCGTCGGACGGCGCGAAGGCGATGTCGATATTCGCAGCGTGGATGTTCACATCGGCCGTTTGCGCAAGGCGCTCAACCAGAAGAAAGTGAACTACCCGCTTCGAACCATCAGGGGGATCGGCTACGCCCTCGGCTAG
- a CDS encoding arsenate reductase/protein-tyrosine-phosphatase family protein yields the protein MIDDMVGMLDALGHAERLHVFRVLVRRYPQSIAAGELAETLGYKRSTLSIYLSVLRRAGLVHQDREGNSLLYSADLAGAKALTGFLSQDCCRGRTNNDNRAIAFETNDRRTFNVLFVCTRNSARSIFAEVILRDSAPDRFVTYSAGTSSDGTVHPMTLQVLKENGHATSGLQAISIAEFQKPAAPRMDFVFTVCDQAANEECPVWPGQPVTAHWGHPDPAAGDLSDDRRLELFRQTYQAMSRRIQPFAGLQGAALDRAALQNKVDDIGRLQLV from the coding sequence ATGATAGATGACATGGTCGGGATGCTCGATGCACTCGGGCACGCCGAACGGCTCCACGTATTCCGCGTTCTGGTTCGAAGATATCCGCAATCCATAGCAGCCGGTGAACTGGCCGAAACACTTGGCTATAAACGCTCGACGCTTTCGATCTATCTGTCCGTTCTGCGGCGTGCAGGCCTGGTCCATCAGGACCGTGAGGGAAACTCCCTGTTGTACAGCGCCGATCTCGCCGGCGCGAAAGCGCTGACAGGCTTCCTCTCGCAGGATTGCTGTCGTGGCCGGACAAACAATGATAATCGCGCGATCGCGTTTGAAACGAACGATCGCCGCACATTCAATGTCCTGTTCGTCTGTACGCGCAACTCAGCGCGATCGATCTTCGCCGAAGTTATCCTTCGCGACAGCGCGCCCGACCGGTTTGTAACCTATTCCGCAGGCACGTCGTCAGATGGCACGGTTCATCCCATGACCCTGCAGGTTCTGAAAGAAAACGGTCATGCGACTTCAGGTCTGCAGGCAATTTCGATCGCCGAGTTTCAGAAGCCGGCGGCCCCGAGAATGGATTTCGTTTTCACGGTATGCGATCAGGCGGCCAATGAGGAATGTCCGGTCTGGCCCGGACAGCCGGTGACGGCGCATTGGGGACATCCGGACCCAGCGGCGGGCGACCTCAGCGACGATAGACGCCTCGAACTGTTTCGCCAGACCTATCAGGCCATGAGCCGGCGCATTCAGCCCTTCGCCGGGCTCCAGGGCGCAGCCCTCGATCGGGCAGCCCTGCAGAACAAGGTTGACGATATCGGAAGGCTTCAACTGGTTTGA
- the pstC gene encoding phosphate ABC transporter permease subunit PstC, with protein sequence MRVFLFLCAALSVFVTFAIVYILIRDSAGFFAHVPLFDFLFGTMWTPVFADPQFGVLPLLAATLQTAGLAMIIAVPFGLIMAIYLSEYAKPAVRETLKPALEMLEAVPTVVYGYFALLVMTPFLQQFIPGLKGINLLVPGIILGIMILPYVVSVSEDAMRAVPNSLREGGYALGMAKWQVATRIVIPGAFSGITAAFILGMSRAVGETMVLAIAAGQNPNLTWDPREGAATITAYIVQMSLGDVAHGSVAYESIFAVGLLLFVITLTFNVIGFYLRRKFREAY encoded by the coding sequence ATGAGGGTTTTTCTGTTCCTGTGCGCCGCGCTGTCAGTGTTCGTCACATTCGCCATTGTCTATATTCTGATACGCGACTCGGCCGGGTTCTTTGCCCATGTGCCGCTGTTCGATTTCCTGTTCGGCACGATGTGGACGCCGGTCTTCGCAGACCCGCAATTCGGGGTGTTGCCTCTCCTGGCCGCGACATTGCAAACGGCGGGGCTTGCTATGATCATCGCGGTGCCTTTCGGCCTGATCATGGCGATCTATCTCAGCGAATATGCCAAACCGGCGGTGCGTGAGACACTGAAGCCTGCGCTCGAAATGCTCGAGGCGGTGCCCACGGTGGTCTATGGCTATTTCGCGCTTCTGGTGATGACGCCATTTCTGCAACAGTTCATTCCCGGGCTGAAGGGGATCAACCTGCTGGTGCCCGGCATCATCCTCGGCATCATGATCCTGCCTTACGTGGTCTCTGTCTCTGAAGATGCGATGCGCGCCGTGCCCAACAGCCTGCGCGAAGGCGGTTACGCGCTCGGCATGGCGAAATGGCAGGTGGCGACGCGCATCGTCATCCCCGGCGCGTTTTCGGGCATTACCGCCGCTTTCATCCTCGGCATGTCGCGCGCGGTGGGCGAGACGATGGTGCTGGCGATCGCAGCAGGCCAGAACCCGAACCTGACATGGGACCCGCGCGAGGGTGCCGCGACAATCACAGCCTATATCGTGCAGATGAGCCTCGGTGACGTGGCGCATGGGTCGGTCGCATACGAGTCGATCTTTGCGGTGGGTCTTCTGCTCTTTGTCATCACGCTCACCTTCAATGTCATCGGCTTCTACCTGCGCCGCAAATTCCGCGAGGCATACTGA
- the pstA gene encoding phosphate ABC transporter permease PstA has protein sequence MVTTTEGTFGNGVSTNQEAFDAVARAKKRDIIFASGGVIVMAIAMALLLTLIGDLVIRGATRISYDFLTSYPSRVPERAGILSAWVGSLLVMLVTAFLAIPIGIGAGLYLEEYARKGWLSNFIEINVSNLAGVPSIIYGLLALGLFVYGFNLGKTILVAGMTLALLILPIVIVSTREAVRSIPAIIKEGAYGLGADQWQVMWHYIIPAARPGILTGAIVGLSRAIGETAPIITIGALTFIAFLPPAPVTGAFPFISFAWLNDGFTVLPIQMFNWISRPQAGFHTAAAATGVVLIALTFSLNGIAIWIRYRLRKGHRN, from the coding sequence ATGGTTACCACAACCGAAGGAACGTTTGGCAACGGTGTCTCGACCAACCAGGAGGCGTTCGACGCCGTCGCGCGCGCTAAGAAAAGAGACATCATCTTCGCCTCCGGCGGGGTGATCGTCATGGCCATCGCAATGGCGCTGCTTCTGACGCTGATCGGCGATCTGGTCATTCGCGGGGCCACCCGCATCAGTTACGATTTCTTGACCAGCTATCCGTCGCGCGTGCCGGAGCGGGCGGGTATTCTGTCGGCATGGGTCGGCTCGCTTCTGGTCATGCTGGTAACCGCTTTCCTCGCCATTCCCATCGGGATCGGCGCGGGGCTTTATCTGGAGGAATATGCCAGGAAGGGGTGGCTCTCGAACTTCATCGAGATCAACGTGTCCAACCTCGCCGGCGTACCTTCGATCATCTACGGTCTTCTGGCGCTCGGTCTCTTCGTCTACGGGTTCAACCTCGGCAAGACGATCCTCGTGGCCGGCATGACGCTCGCATTGCTGATCCTGCCGATCGTGATCGTCTCGACCCGCGAGGCGGTGCGCTCGATCCCCGCGATCATCAAGGAGGGTGCTTATGGCCTTGGAGCCGATCAATGGCAGGTGATGTGGCACTACATCATACCGGCAGCGCGGCCTGGCATCCTGACCGGCGCCATCGTGGGCCTCAGCCGTGCCATCGGCGAGACCGCCCCGATCATCACGATCGGCGCGCTGACCTTCATCGCCTTCCTGCCGCCGGCACCCGTGACCGGAGCGTTTCCGTTCATCTCCTTCGCCTGGCTCAACGACGGATTCACCGTGCTGCCGATACAGATGTTCAACTGGATTTCCCGGCCTCAGGCTGGTTTTCACACCGCCGCTGCCGCAACCGGTGTGGTGCTGATCGCGCTCACCTTCTCGCTCAACGGCATCGCCATCTGGATCCGGTACCGGCTCCGCAAAGGACACAGGAACTGA
- a CDS encoding PstS family phosphate ABC transporter substrate-binding protein — MKKILSVTVLTAASLLAYQAAAQEDAIQVDGSSTVFPVSEAFAEEYQIATGNRVVVGVSGTGGGFKKFCRGETSFSGASRPIKTSEAELCAENGIEFLEMPVAMDALAVIVNPDNPINCMTVEELKTAYETKAQGVVNNWNQLNPEYPDQPLTLFGAGTDSGTYDYFTFAIIGEEGASRGDFTATEDDNITIQGVSTDVDAIGFLGLAYVEENRGRVKPLEISFNGGECVAPTTETAASGEYQPLTRPLFIYANKEHLDTKANVEDYAKFMFNPELAPELVSSTGYLALPSKAFSRAEEKINARATGSFFDGGSKVGVTPDDLLKAAN, encoded by the coding sequence ATGAAAAAGATACTTTCAGTCACCGTTCTCACCGCAGCCTCACTGCTCGCCTATCAGGCCGCAGCCCAGGAAGATGCCATCCAGGTTGACGGCTCGTCGACCGTGTTCCCCGTATCCGAGGCGTTTGCCGAGGAATACCAGATCGCAACCGGCAACCGCGTCGTCGTCGGCGTGTCCGGCACCGGCGGCGGCTTCAAGAAGTTCTGCCGCGGCGAGACCAGCTTCTCCGGCGCGTCGCGCCCGATCAAGACCTCGGAAGCGGAGCTTTGCGCCGAGAACGGCATCGAGTTCCTCGAAATGCCCGTCGCCATGGACGCGCTGGCCGTGATCGTGAACCCCGACAACCCGATCAACTGCATGACCGTCGAAGAGCTGAAGACGGCTTACGAGACCAAAGCCCAGGGCGTCGTCAACAACTGGAACCAGTTGAACCCGGAATACCCGGACCAGCCGCTGACCCTGTTCGGCGCCGGCACCGATTCGGGCACCTATGACTACTTCACCTTCGCCATCATCGGCGAAGAGGGCGCCTCGCGCGGCGATTTCACCGCGACCGAAGACGACAACATCACGATCCAGGGCGTGTCGACCGACGTTGATGCCATCGGCTTCCTTGGTCTGGCCTATGTCGAAGAGAACCGTGGCCGCGTGAAGCCGCTGGAAATCTCGTTCAACGGCGGTGAGTGCGTTGCGCCGACCACCGAAACCGCGGCCAGCGGTGAGTATCAGCCGCTGACCCGTCCGCTGTTCATCTACGCGAACAAAGAGCATCTGGACACGAAGGCGAATGTCGAGGATTACGCGAAGTTCATGTTCAACCCGGAACTCGCACCGGAACTCGTGTCCTCCACCGGCTATCTGGCGCTGCCCAGCAAGGCGTTCTCGCGGGCTGAAGAAAAGATCAATGCCCGCGCGACCGGGTCGTTCTTCGACGGCGGTTCCAAGGTCGGCGTCACGCCCGACGATCTTCTGAAGGCTGCCAACTAA